The Solanum lycopersicum chromosome 2, SLM_r2.1 DNA window TTTAAAGCCAAGTCGCTTATGCAGAATGATATGGTAGATACTGTGTTTTATAGAATCATGGATTGCAAAACTGCAAAAGAGGCTTGGgatatgtttaaaaaagaatatcaagGCAGCGATAGAACACGTCAAATACAAGTGTTGAACCTAAAAAGACAGTTTGAGTCCTTGAATATGCAGGAGGATGAAACTATCAGTAAGTATGCTGATCGAATATCCTTAATTGTTAATAACATTAGACTTCTTGGTGAAGAATTTACAGATAAACGAATTGTGGAGAAAGTTATTGTGACTCTTCCTGagagatttgaatttaatatttccTCTCTTGATGAATCCAAGGACCTCAGCAAACTTTCATTAGGTGAACTAATGAGTGCTCTTCAAGCACAAGAGCAAAGGAGGACTATGAGACGGGAAAAGTTCATTGAAGGAGGTTTCTCTGTACAAAAgcaaaaaggaaagaaacaattcCACCAAAATAATAAGAGCAAGCATGATGGAGGAAACAATAGTGTAGATTTGAAGCAGAAGTTCCCTCCTTGCAaacattataaaagaaatacacaTCTGGAGAAGTATTGTTGGTGGAGAGTCGATGCTATATGTGGAAACTGTAAGCATACGGGTCACGCATCCAAGGTCAGCAAATCAAGAGTAAAGGCCTTTGGTGCTTTGCAAGCACAAGTAGCAGAAGCTAACGATGCACATGAAGAGCAACTATTTGCAGTTTCATACTTTTCAATCAGTGAATCCTCTGATTCATGCCTTCTTACAGTGGTTCCATTCATCACTTGTGCAATAATGTTGAACTATTCAAATTCCTAGGTGATACTTACAAATCTAAAGTAAAAGTGGGAAATAGTGAGACAGTAGAAGTCAAAGGCAGAGGTACAGTGTCTATCTCAACAATATTAGGTATCAAAACTATTTCTGATGTTTTGTACACACCTGATATGAGTCAAAATTTGTTGTGTTGGACAAAtgcttgaaaataattattctctGCATTTTGAGAATCGTGAATGTATTGTTTCTGACCCTTCTAGATTAGAGTTATTTTATTCCAAGATGAGCAACAGAATGTTTTTAGTTGATTGGGAGAAATAATTGAGCAGTCTTACACTATTACTTCATAAACAGGTACAAACCTATGGCACCAAAGGTTTCGTAACTTTAATCTGAGAAGCATCGCCGAGATGAAAAAAAAGGAGCTAGTGGAAAATATGCCTAAATTTCTTTCTAATGCTCAAGTTTGTGAAACTTGCCAACCGGGAAAGcaaacaaaattttcatttcaagcAAATCAAGTACGAGAGCTAACCAGAAACTTCAGCTCATTCATACGGATGTTTGCGGCCCAATGAAAACAGATTTGCTGAGTGGTAACAGATACTTTCTcctatttattgatgattacaCTTGGGTTTATTTCATAACACTGAAGAGTGAAGTCTTTGatgtttttaaacaatttaaagcTTTAGTAGAAAATCAATGTAATCTTAGTATTAAGGCTTTAAGGTATGACAATGGAGGAGAATACACTTCTTCTCAATTTGTGGAGTTTTGTAATAGCACAATATTGAACGCCAATTGACATTACCATAcactccacaacaaaatggtgtgtcTAAAAGGTGGAACAGGACAGTAATGGAGATGGCCAGATATCTTTTGTTCGAAAGAAAGATCCCAAATCAGTTTTGGGCTGAGGCAGTCAATACCTCTGTATATTTGTTGAACAGATTGCCTACTAAGGCCTTGCAGGACATGACTCCATATGAAGCTTGGCGTGAGAACAAACCATCAATACACCATCTCAGAATTGTTGGGtgtatatgttattattgaGTTCCAGAAACAAAAAGGAGTAAACTGGATAACAAGGCTCATAAAGGCATATTTATGGGCTATAGTTCATCCAAAGGTTACAGGATTTTATGTTTGAAATCAGACAAACTAATTCTCAGCCGAGAAGTGAAGTTTGATGAAGCAGCTAGTTGGGATTGGAAAAATCAGAAGACCTcttattttgattcattttcAATAGAGCAGCCTCAACTTTCAGAAGATCAACTAGTGGATGATGCACCAGTGAGGGGAACTCGATGCTTAAAAGATGTCTATCAGCGGTGTAACTTGGTTAGATCTGAAAGAACCTATGCTGAAGCACAAGACTCTCAGGCATGGAGGAGagctatgcaagaagaactaAACATGATCAAGATGAATGGAACCTGGCAGCTTGTTGACAGACCTAGAAATCGCAAGGTAATTGGTGCAAAATGGATTTTCAAGACAAAACTCAATCCTGATGGaacaatttgcaaacataaggCTAGATTGGTGGTGTAGGGATACACAAAAATATGGTGTGGATTACTAGGAAAGATTTGCTCCTGTAGAAAGGTTTGACACAATCAAGCTTATTCTTGCATTTCTATCTCATAGTTCTTGGCAGATTCATCAACTTGATGTCAAATTGGCTTTCTTGAATTGTTTGCTTGCTGAAGAGATCTATGTAGAGCAACCTGATGATTTCTCAGCTCCTGGAAAAGAGGATTAAGTTTATCTCCTAACAAAGGCCTTGTATGGCTTAAAACAAGCCCCAGAGGCATGGTATGAGAGGATGGACAATCATCTCATCCAACTTGGCTTTAGTAGAATTCAAAGTGAAGCTACTTTGTATGTGAAAGTCAATGTTGCAGGTAAGTCCTTAATTGTGTCAATTTATGTGGATGACAAGCTTGTGACAGGAAGCAAAATTGAACTAATCCAAAGGTTCAAAAATGAAATGGAGAAAATCTTTGAAATTACTGATCTTGGAGTCATGAAGTACTTTCTCGGCATGGAAGTGTTACAGTCTAGTGATGGAATTTTCATATGCCAGCAAAAATACATTTTGGATATCCTGAACAGGTTCAAAATGCAAGACTGCAAACCTGTGAGTACTCCAATATCTACTGGTGTGAAGCTTGGCAAGGATGAGGATTCTCAAAAAGTAGATGATAGTATGTATAGAAGCTTAATTGGCAGTCTTCTATATCTAACTGCAAGCAGGCCTGACATTCTATTTGTTGTTAGTTTGATCTCTAGGTTCATGCATTCTCCTAGAGACACACACCTCACAGCTGCTAAAAGATGTTAAGGTATATTAAAGGAACTAGCAAGTTTGGAATTTTTTCCCAACATCTGCCGCAGTAACTATGAACCTGATCGGGTACTTTGATAGTGATTGGGGTGGTGGAGTTGATGATTCCAGAAGCACATCTGGATATCTTTTCTGTTTGGGGACAAGTTGTTTTAGTTGGAGCTCTAGAAAACAAGAAACTATGGCTCAATCAACAGTAGAAGCTGAGTACATAGCTGTTGCATTTGCTGTGAATCAAGTTATCTGGCTAAGGAAGATGATGAAGGACTTAGGACATGAATAAACAGAAGCTACAAAAATCATGTGTGACAACAGTTCAGCAGTTTCAATCTCAAAAAATCAGTGTTTCATGGTCGAACTAAACATATCAAGatcaaatttcattttatctGAGAAGTCCAACAATCTAATGAAGTGTTGCTTGCTCATTATTCATCTGAGAACCAACTAGCTGATATTTTCACCAAGTCATTGCCAAAGGAAAGGTTTGAAGATCTGAGACAAAGAATTGGTGTTTGCCACAAAAATGCCAAGGAGGAGTGTTAGACAATTAACATTTTTcagcttattattatttttactgttttttacttatttcaatTTAGTGCTTCCTATTTTCTAGCTAGGCTTAGTCAACTTTAGTTGCTCAACTTTCTGAAGTTAGTGGCCCCATTATGGCTGTTAGTGGCCCCCTTTTAAGGTAGTTAATGGCACAtgttcttattttagttttaatgttaagtttttttctttgtataaatTTAGACTTTCTGCAAATTAATATACACAAGGAATTTCATAAGTTCactctatttttgttttttcaaatcaatttctTGAGTATTTTTGTTCTAACAAAACCATGCAAGAGAGACATTATCCATCCTAGTAAAGTGTCTTGGTTAAAAATGATACTCGGGAACTTAGCTAGCGTTTGAccatagatttccaaatattcttggcaaatattatttgagtaaaaatttgggtgaaatttcaccatgtgtttggccataaaatttgggaaatatatttcacctttttagaaaaatatgatttatacacacaagttttaaaaactaacaaaactaactaaaagtttgtattacaggtcaattgaatgttagttacaacaataacaaataatgtccatgacactgaagcaatgtggtaatttggagtgagtgcaacaagaattattccatacatcgtgaagtagataaagtacatgactttgttacctaaagccaatttttaataattttcatcaacaatcatatcattatttaatattcactaaatatt harbors:
- the LOC109119448 gene encoding uncharacterized protein; this encodes MISNNLPLNPPFTFTGENYQIWSVKMEAFLEGYELWKTVMADKPLATLPANPTLVQKKSNNDEKAKKFKAKSLMQNDMVDTVFYRIMDCKTAKEAWDMFKKEYQGSDRTRQIQVLNLKRQFESLNMQEDETISKYADRISLIVNNIRLLGEEFTDKRIVEKVIVTLPERFEFNISSLDESKDLSKLSLGELMSALQAQEQRRTMRREKFIEGGFSVQKQKGKKQFHQNNKSKHDGGNNSVDLKQKFPPCKHYKRNTHLEKYCWWRVDAICGNCKHTGHASKVSKSRVKAFGALQAQVAEANDAHEEQLFAVSYFSISESSDSCLLTVVPFITCAIMLNYSNS
- the LOC138341946 gene encoding uncharacterized mitochondrial protein AtMg00810-like; amino-acid sequence: MDNHLIQLGFSRIQSEATLYVKVNVAGKSLIVSIYVDDKLVTGSKIELIQRFKNEMEKIFEITDLGVMKYFLGMEVLQSSDGIFICQQKYILDILNRFKMQDCKPVSTPISTGVKLGKDEDSQKVDDSMYRSLIGSLLYLTASRPDILFVVSLISRFMHSPRDTHLTAAKRC